A region of Thiofilum sp. DNA encodes the following proteins:
- a CDS encoding FAD-binding oxidoreductase, protein MPSQGQTSQPAHHTTSYYAATAHPTPLRPSLQGKLVTDVCVIGAGFTGLSSALHLAQYGFKVVVLEGNRVGWGASGRNGGQIVNGYSRDLSVIESRYGKEAADALGAMSLEGGDIIRSLVKQYNIQCDLKPYNVVAAFNQRQLHELEQVKTNWEQHGHTELEMLDKTALQHHVNTDCYVGALLDKRGGHLHPLNLCLGEAAAIEALGGQIFENSRVVQVLHDQAKPVVKTTQGEVHANYVVVCGNAYLGDAVPELTNKIMPVSTQVLTTEILGEAKCKELMPAGTCIEDANFFLDYYRMTADHRLLYGGGTVYGGAEPVDIIKKIRPHLERVFPTLKDVKIDFAWSGNFALTLTRIPHFGRLKDTVYFAHGYSGHGVTCTHLAGKLIADTLQGDATRFDSFARLPYYPFPGGRLFRVPLTVMGSWWYLLRDRLGV, encoded by the coding sequence ATGCCAAGTCAAGGTCAAACATCACAGCCAGCCCATCATACCACATCCTATTACGCTGCTACTGCCCATCCTACACCCTTACGACCCTCCTTACAGGGAAAGCTAGTAACGGATGTGTGTGTCATTGGGGCGGGGTTTACAGGGTTATCCAGTGCACTGCATTTGGCTCAATATGGTTTTAAAGTGGTAGTCCTAGAAGGTAATCGGGTAGGTTGGGGCGCTTCAGGACGTAATGGTGGGCAGATCGTCAATGGCTATAGTCGTGATCTCAGTGTGATTGAGTCACGTTATGGTAAAGAAGCGGCAGATGCCTTAGGTGCTATGTCATTGGAGGGGGGGGATATTATTCGCTCCTTAGTAAAGCAATATAATATTCAATGTGATCTCAAGCCCTATAATGTGGTAGCTGCCTTTAATCAGCGCCAACTACATGAATTAGAACAGGTTAAAACTAATTGGGAACAACACGGTCATACTGAATTAGAAATGTTGGATAAGACAGCGCTTCAACACCATGTGAATACTGATTGCTATGTGGGAGCTTTGTTGGATAAGCGTGGTGGGCATTTGCATCCCTTAAATCTGTGTCTAGGAGAAGCCGCAGCGATTGAGGCTTTAGGTGGGCAGATTTTTGAGAACTCACGCGTGGTACAGGTATTGCATGATCAAGCTAAACCAGTAGTAAAAACAACACAGGGCGAGGTGCACGCGAATTATGTAGTGGTCTGTGGTAATGCTTATTTAGGTGATGCCGTACCAGAACTGACTAATAAAATTATGCCGGTTAGCACTCAAGTGCTTACCACTGAAATATTGGGTGAGGCTAAGTGTAAGGAATTAATGCCCGCAGGGACTTGCATTGAAGATGCGAATTTCTTTTTAGATTATTACCGTATGACAGCGGATCATCGTTTATTATATGGGGGTGGAACCGTATATGGGGGCGCGGAACCTGTGGATATTATTAAAAAAATCCGTCCTCATTTAGAAAGGGTTTTTCCCACGCTAAAAGATGTTAAGATCGATTTTGCGTGGAGCGGTAATTTTGCTCTGACCTTGACCCGTATTCCCCATTTTGGACGACTAAAAGATACGGTATATTTTGCACACGGTTACAGCGGGCATGGTGTCACCTGTACCCATTTAGCAGGGAAGCTGATTGCAGATACGTTGCAGGGCGATGCGACACGTTTCGATAGCTTTGCACGTTTACCTTACTATCCTTTTCCGGGCGGGCGCTTATTCCGTGTGCCACTAACGGTAATGGGATCGTGGTGGTATCTATTACGTGATCGGTTAGGTGTTTAG
- the speB gene encoding agmatinase — protein MSDYYGDQAAFKSETLGRWPEMTYGGILSFLRRPYRRDLTGVDVAVSGIPYDSAVTNRPGARFGPRAIRAAATQLAELKAFPFGFDPFEVLSVVDYGDCFMDPHHPESVIESIQSHIATILKAGVIPLTLGGDHFVTYPILKAQAEQHGAIALLHFDAHCDTWDDDGTRFDHGSMFLRAKREGLIDVDHSVQVGIRTYNDSDHGFEILTAPWIHRHGIEETIKRIKARIGDKKVYLTFDIDCIDPAFAPGTGTPVVGGLSTAQALGIVRELGSLNLVGMDVVEVAPAYDVSEITAIAGATLAHDFLCLLAEKKGAQRFPIGHI, from the coding sequence ATGAGTGATTATTACGGCGATCAGGCTGCGTTTAAATCAGAAACACTCGGTCGTTGGCCTGAAATGACCTACGGCGGGATTTTGAGCTTTTTGCGCCGCCCGTATCGGCGTGATTTGACCGGAGTGGATGTCGCGGTGAGCGGCATTCCCTATGATAGTGCAGTAACCAATCGTCCGGGTGCGCGTTTTGGTCCGCGTGCGATTCGTGCTGCTGCTACTCAGTTAGCTGAACTGAAAGCCTTTCCCTTTGGGTTTGATCCGTTTGAAGTCTTATCGGTGGTGGATTATGGGGATTGCTTTATGGATCCGCATCATCCTGAGTCCGTTATTGAGTCGATTCAAAGTCATATTGCCACTATTTTAAAGGCGGGAGTGATTCCTTTAACCTTGGGCGGTGACCATTTTGTGACCTATCCTATTCTCAAAGCGCAGGCAGAACAGCATGGTGCAATAGCTTTGCTGCACTTTGATGCGCATTGTGATACTTGGGACGACGATGGCACACGTTTTGATCATGGCAGTATGTTTTTGCGGGCTAAACGTGAAGGATTGATTGATGTGGATCACTCGGTTCAGGTTGGGATTCGCACTTATAATGACTCGGATCATGGTTTTGAAATCCTGACCGCGCCGTGGATTCATCGCCACGGGATTGAAGAAACGATTAAGCGCATTAAAGCCCGTATTGGTGACAAAAAGGTCTATCTGACCTTTGATATTGATTGTATTGATCCGGCTTTTGCGCCGGGTACGGGCACTCCGGTGGTAGGGGGCTTATCCACAGCGCAGGCCTTAGGGATTGTGCGCGAGCTGGGCAGTCTCAATCTAGTGGGCATGGATGTGGTGGAAGTGGCTCCAGCTTATGATGTATCCGAAATTACCGCCATTGCTGGTGCAACCTTGGCTCATGATTTCTTATGCCTATTGGCTGAGAAAAAAGGGGCGCAGCGCTTTCCGATAGGGCATATTTAG
- a CDS encoding ABC transporter permease subunit: MKQRSNFLLIAASLGFAFLYLPIISLVIFSFNESKLVTVWGGFSTKWYASLLENDALKDALVNSLLVASISASLATVLGTIAAFSLTRLGSFRGKTLLSGMVTSPMVMPDVIIGLSLLLLFVAMEGLIGWPSGRSLTTIIIAHTTFCMAYVTVVVQSRLSNMDESLQEAALDLGAKPFSLFFLVTLPLILPALISGWLLAFTLSFDDLVIASFVAGPGNSTLPMIIFSKVRLGVSPDINALATIMISIVALGVLVAIWNISRSSKRKKV; encoded by the coding sequence ATGAAACAACGCTCTAATTTTCTATTGATTGCAGCCTCCTTAGGCTTTGCGTTTCTGTATCTGCCCATTATTTCACTGGTGATATTTAGCTTTAACGAGTCTAAATTAGTAACCGTATGGGGGGGCTTTTCCACTAAATGGTATGCCTCACTTTTAGAAAATGATGCGTTAAAAGATGCCCTAGTGAATAGTTTATTAGTGGCTTCTATTAGTGCTAGTTTGGCGACCGTATTAGGTACGATTGCGGCATTTAGTTTGACACGTTTGGGTAGTTTCAGAGGTAAGACCTTGTTATCCGGTATGGTCACTTCACCCATGGTAATGCCCGATGTCATTATTGGCTTATCGCTCTTATTACTGTTCGTGGCAATGGAGGGCTTAATTGGCTGGCCTTCGGGACGGAGTTTAACGACGATTATTATTGCTCATACCACCTTTTGTATGGCTTATGTGACCGTAGTGGTGCAATCGCGTTTAAGTAATATGGATGAGTCCTTGCAAGAAGCGGCTTTAGATTTAGGTGCTAAACCGTTTTCACTGTTCTTTTTAGTCACTTTACCGTTAATTCTACCTGCCCTGATTTCTGGCTGGTTATTAGCGTTTACTTTATCCTTTGATGATTTAGTCATTGCGAGTTTCGTAGCAGGTCCGGGTAATAGTACTTTACCGATGATTATTTTCTCCAAAGTACGTTTAGGGGTTAGCCCTGATATTAATGCCTTAGCGACGATTATGATTAGTATTGTGGCATTAGGGGTATTAGTAGCGATTTGGAATATTAGTCGTAGTTCTAAAAGGAAGAAAGTATGA
- a CDS encoding DUF1850 domain-containing protein — MSICVLLAASTLQWSVNAFSLNWVHSVEKVAWQESWRVEPQGLVLESARIKGSGAGMEPAEDAVLKNGWWEWHPHLPPLPEIVLANSNATVSHWQLCAEGKACVELNNQTLEVIRIQTCSTP, encoded by the coding sequence TTGAGTATTTGCGTGCTATTAGCGGCGAGCACTTTGCAATGGAGTGTGAATGCATTCAGTTTAAACTGGGTGCATTCGGTAGAAAAAGTGGCATGGCAAGAATCGTGGCGCGTAGAACCACAAGGATTAGTGCTGGAAAGCGCACGCATTAAAGGCTCTGGTGCAGGTATGGAACCTGCGGAGGACGCTGTATTAAAAAATGGCTGGTGGGAATGGCATCCGCATTTACCCCCCTTGCCTGAAATTGTACTGGCTAACTCCAATGCCACCGTAAGTCATTGGCAATTATGTGCTGAGGGCAAAGCATGTGTGGAATTAAATAATCAAACGCTAGAAGTGATTCGGATTCAGACGTGCTCTACACCCTAG
- a CDS encoding ABC transporter permease subunit: MTTLTTPAPVSTFERWWQGIKYFMQQGRNFVIAIPMTWLVLFFLIPFAVVFKISLSEKILAIPPVSNLWSWNSEDALVTLNLYLGNYKFLWEDSLYLDAYLSSIKIAAISTLITLIVAYPIAYLIARSKQYRYVLLALVILPFWTSFLLRVYAWMGFLNKNGVINNILMSLGIIDEPLNMIGTNFAVYIGIVYTYLPFMILPLYTILEKLDESLLEASADLGAKPYETFLHVVLPLSIPGIVAGSLLVFIPVVGEFVIPALLGGSDTLMIGRVLWDEFFTNRDWPMASAVAIVMLVFLVIPMMVLRRVQDAKQERNS; the protein is encoded by the coding sequence ATGACTACTCTAACTACCCCAGCGCCAGTTTCCACTTTTGAACGGTGGTGGCAAGGCATTAAATATTTTATGCAGCAAGGGCGTAATTTTGTTATCGCCATTCCCATGACATGGTTAGTGTTATTTTTCCTTATTCCCTTTGCGGTAGTATTTAAAATTTCCCTCAGTGAAAAAATTCTAGCCATTCCGCCCGTGAGCAATTTATGGAGTTGGAATAGCGAAGATGCCTTAGTTACTTTAAATCTTTATTTAGGTAATTATAAGTTTCTTTGGGAAGATAGCCTCTATTTAGATGCCTATTTAAGCTCCATTAAAATTGCTGCTATTTCAACGCTTATTACGTTAATAGTAGCCTACCCGATTGCTTATTTAATTGCGCGGAGTAAACAATATCGTTATGTATTACTGGCGCTAGTGATTCTACCTTTCTGGACTTCTTTTTTACTACGGGTTTACGCGTGGATGGGGTTTTTGAATAAGAATGGAGTCATTAATAATATACTCATGTCTTTAGGCATTATTGATGAACCGCTCAATATGATAGGTACTAATTTTGCCGTTTATATTGGCATTGTGTATACCTACTTACCCTTTATGATCTTGCCACTCTATACCATTTTAGAAAAATTGGATGAGTCCCTATTAGAGGCTTCGGCTGATTTGGGGGCTAAGCCCTATGAGACTTTTTTACATGTGGTACTACCTTTATCCATTCCCGGTATCGTCGCGGGCAGCTTATTAGTCTTTATTCCAGTAGTCGGGGAGTTTGTAATTCCAGCCCTATTAGGTGGGTCAGATACCTTAATGATTGGGCGCGTATTATGGGATGAATTCTTTACTAACCGTGATTGGCCGATGGCGTCAGCGGTAGCGATTGTGATGTTGGTATTTTTAGTGATACCTATGATGGTCTTACGCCGAGTGCAAGATGCTAAACAGGAGCGCAACTCATGA
- a CDS encoding polyamine ABC transporter substrate-binding protein, with protein sequence MQLKALILATALTLGLATTVAAEDQKVVNVYNWSDYIDTDYLKKFEEKTGIKVNYDVYDSNEMLEAKLMAGGSGYDVVFPSSNFLARQLQAGIYAELDKTKLTNYSNLDPKMLDDMKVHDPDNKYGVPYTWGTLGIAYNKKMIAERLGAETKVDSWDYLFKPEIAAKLKDCGLALMDSPSDVVSVAMHYAGIKDPNSEESADLEKAIEVLKGIRDNVKYFSSSKPISDLANGEICIAMGFSGDMLQAQGRAEEAGKGVEIEYVIPKEGTQIWFDNMAIPADAKNKDNAYAFINFILEPETSAAISNAIAYPSPNVKAVDLLKDEVKNNPSIYPPAEVQAKLFPAKAHSASFDRKLSRAWTALKTDR encoded by the coding sequence ATGCAACTAAAGGCTCTTATACTCGCCACTGCTTTGACTCTTGGTTTAGCTACCACAGTCGCTGCTGAAGATCAAAAAGTAGTGAATGTCTATAACTGGTCAGATTATATTGACACAGACTATTTAAAGAAGTTTGAAGAAAAAACGGGTATTAAAGTTAATTACGACGTTTATGACTCCAATGAAATGTTGGAAGCCAAATTAATGGCGGGTGGTAGTGGTTATGACGTGGTATTTCCTTCATCTAACTTTTTAGCCAGACAATTACAAGCGGGTATTTATGCTGAGTTAGACAAAACCAAACTGACTAATTACAGTAATCTAGATCCCAAAATGCTTGATGACATGAAAGTACATGACCCGGATAATAAATACGGTGTACCGTATACTTGGGGTACATTAGGTATCGCCTATAATAAAAAAATGATTGCCGAGCGTTTAGGTGCTGAGACTAAAGTTGATAGCTGGGATTATTTATTCAAACCCGAAATTGCTGCTAAATTAAAAGATTGTGGTTTGGCTTTGATGGATTCTCCATCTGATGTGGTTTCCGTAGCGATGCACTATGCAGGTATTAAAGACCCTAATAGTGAAGAAAGTGCTGACCTTGAAAAGGCTATCGAAGTCCTTAAAGGGATACGTGATAATGTAAAATACTTTAGCTCTTCCAAGCCAATCTCCGACCTCGCTAATGGCGAAATCTGTATAGCGATGGGTTTTAGTGGCGATATGTTACAAGCTCAAGGTCGTGCTGAAGAAGCAGGAAAAGGTGTTGAAATTGAATATGTGATACCCAAAGAAGGTACACAAATTTGGTTTGATAATATGGCTATTCCAGCGGATGCTAAGAATAAAGATAATGCTTATGCGTTTATCAATTTCATCTTAGAGCCAGAAACTTCAGCCGCTATTTCTAATGCGATTGCCTACCCCAGCCCTAATGTTAAAGCAGTGGATTTATTAAAGGATGAAGTGAAAAATAATCCGAGTATTTATCCACCGGCTGAAGTTCAGGCAAAATTATTCCCCGCTAAAGCGCATAGTGCTAGTTTTGATCGTAAGCTTTCACGGGCTTGGACTGCACTTAAAACAGATCGTTAA
- a CDS encoding GntR family transcriptional regulator, which yields MGDLAAALTTSISPKANNQTTHQWVYQALRHAVLAGHVEPGRSITLRGIANTLGVSAMPVREAIHRLCCEGALEMLDNRRIQVPRMNRTKLRALYELRIVLETHAATSALPYIQEAQIAKLRQLDQAIDQAYESANPSSGNLANQAFHRYLYEINPFQVSLPLIERLWLQLGPFWRVTSQFISEYYQVDHHQEMISALEKKNSFALQRAIEADIRDGMAVLEQFNHLHHYLDAE from the coding sequence ATGGGCGACTTAGCAGCAGCACTGACCACTTCGATTAGTCCCAAAGCTAATAATCAAACGACTCATCAATGGGTGTATCAAGCCCTCAGACATGCCGTACTAGCGGGTCATGTCGAACCCGGACGCTCCATCACCTTGCGCGGCATCGCCAATACTTTAGGAGTGAGTGCTATGCCTGTGCGTGAGGCGATTCATCGCTTATGCTGTGAGGGTGCATTGGAGATGCTCGACAATCGCCGCATTCAAGTACCGCGTATGAATCGCACTAAATTACGTGCCTTGTATGAATTGCGCATTGTGCTAGAAACTCATGCGGCTACCAGTGCCTTACCTTATATTCAAGAAGCCCAGATAGCTAAGCTTAGACAATTAGATCAAGCCATTGACCAAGCCTATGAAAGTGCTAATCCCAGCTCCGGTAATTTAGCCAATCAAGCCTTTCACCGCTATTTGTATGAAATTAATCCGTTTCAAGTGAGCTTGCCCCTCATTGAACGCTTATGGCTGCAACTAGGTCCCTTTTGGCGCGTCACCTCTCAGTTCATTAGTGAGTATTATCAAGTCGATCATCATCAAGAAATGATTAGTGCCCTTGAGAAAAAAAATAGCTTTGCCTTACAACGCGCGATTGAGGCCGATATTCGTGATGGCATGGCCGTTTTAGAGCAATTTAATCACTTACATCATTATCTCGATGCTGAATGA
- a CDS encoding porin, with the protein MKLQLSVLTLIAAGLIATTTANAAEDTKAYYGSVRVGVTKSSGASTDFANWNSRLGIKGETEVRPGLTGFGKYELGINIGNKDATKDLTTRHAYLGLKGKMGELLVGKTDTTYYNLGVAPVDIANWWSCNGCVGNIDRKTSVMYTKSLGKLSVGAAHTMRDGNDDKAKGNELGVSYKVGNTTLGLAAQKPHGEKEAISAVVGGSTGKVTYAAYIGKDKASDEKGVDLHLGYGNYYFTVGQKDTADAKPLGYTLGYGRDLGKNFSTWVEANRKETKPDVGSNAKTTSYGVALRYDF; encoded by the coding sequence ATGAAATTACAACTCTCTGTATTGACTTTAATAGCCGCTGGTTTGATCGCTACTACAACCGCCAACGCTGCTGAAGATACCAAAGCTTATTATGGTAGTGTTCGCGTAGGCGTCACTAAGTCATCTGGAGCTAGCACTGATTTTGCTAACTGGAACTCACGTCTTGGCATTAAAGGTGAAACTGAAGTTCGCCCGGGCTTAACGGGTTTTGGCAAATACGAGCTAGGTATCAATATTGGTAATAAAGATGCAACTAAAGACCTAACAACTCGCCATGCCTATCTAGGTTTAAAAGGCAAAATGGGAGAGTTATTAGTTGGTAAAACGGATACCACTTATTACAACCTAGGTGTTGCACCTGTTGATATTGCAAACTGGTGGTCTTGTAATGGCTGCGTAGGCAATATTGATAGAAAAACTAGCGTTATGTACACCAAATCCTTAGGCAAACTAAGTGTTGGTGCTGCTCATACCATGCGTGATGGTAATGATGATAAAGCTAAAGGTAATGAGTTAGGTGTATCTTATAAAGTAGGTAATACTACTTTAGGCTTGGCGGCTCAAAAACCTCATGGTGAAAAAGAAGCTATTTCTGCCGTAGTCGGTGGCTCAACAGGCAAAGTGACTTATGCAGCTTATATTGGTAAGGATAAAGCTAGCGATGAGAAGGGTGTTGACCTACATTTAGGTTACGGTAATTACTATTTTACAGTAGGTCAAAAAGATACCGCTGATGCAAAACCCTTAGGTTACACTTTAGGCTATGGTCGTGATCTAGGTAAAAACTTTAGCACATGGGTAGAAGCTAATCGCAAAGAAACTAAACCTGATGTAGGTAGCAACGCAAAAACTACTAGCTATGGTGTCGCCTTAAGATATGATTTCTAA
- the potA gene encoding polyamine ABC transporter ATP-binding protein yields MTQAALSTPPTSGVPNDDKPFIQIKNVTKRFGDFVAVDNVSLDIYRSELFCLLGGSGCGKSTLLRMLAGFENPTQGQILIDGVDMAGIPPWERPVNMMFQSYALFPHLTVESNIAFGLKREGVKRDEINQRVEDMLKLVQLSQFAKRKPDQLSGGQRQRVALARALIKRPKLLLLDEPLGALDKKLREETQFELVNIQDKLGVTFVVVTHDQEEAMTLASRIGVMNQGEIIQIGSPSEIYEYPVNRFVAQFVGSVNIFEGIVTEDEPDYTEITSEEAGTVIHIDHGVSCAPEQVMWVAVRPEKIAISHESPQQPHNWTQGVIKDVAYMGSSSIYKIQLASGKMVRVERINRIRREEDGFTWDTPVYLSWESGDCVVLSS; encoded by the coding sequence ATGACCCAAGCTGCCCTATCTACGCCACCCACCTCCGGCGTACCTAACGATGATAAACCCTTTATTCAAATTAAGAATGTCACCAAACGTTTTGGTGATTTTGTTGCGGTTGATAATGTAAGTCTTGATATTTATCGCTCAGAGTTATTTTGCCTCTTGGGCGGTTCGGGTTGTGGTAAAAGTACGCTGTTGCGTATGTTGGCAGGGTTTGAAAATCCTACCCAAGGACAAATTCTCATTGATGGGGTGGATATGGCGGGTATTCCGCCGTGGGAACGCCCAGTGAATATGATGTTCCAGTCCTATGCGTTATTTCCCCATTTGACGGTAGAGAGCAATATTGCCTTTGGTTTAAAACGTGAAGGGGTAAAGCGCGACGAAATTAATCAGCGTGTCGAGGATATGCTGAAGCTGGTACAGCTCAGTCAATTTGCTAAGCGTAAGCCTGATCAATTATCGGGTGGTCAGCGCCAACGTGTCGCTTTAGCACGTGCCTTGATTAAACGTCCTAAGTTACTCTTACTGGATGAACCGCTGGGCGCTTTAGATAAAAAGCTGCGTGAAGAAACCCAATTTGAGTTGGTCAATATTCAAGATAAATTAGGGGTAACTTTCGTCGTCGTGACCCACGATCAAGAGGAGGCCATGACCTTAGCCTCACGGATTGGCGTCATGAATCAAGGCGAGATCATTCAAATTGGTTCTCCTTCAGAAATCTATGAATACCCAGTGAATCGTTTTGTGGCGCAATTCGTAGGATCGGTGAATATCTTTGAAGGTATTGTCACTGAGGATGAGCCTGACTATACCGAAATTACCTCCGAAGAAGCGGGCACAGTCATTCATATCGATCATGGGGTTAGCTGTGCGCCAGAGCAAGTGATGTGGGTAGCAGTTCGCCCTGAAAAAATTGCTATTAGTCATGAGTCACCACAACAGCCGCATAATTGGACGCAAGGGGTGATTAAAGATGTAGCTTATATGGGCAGTAGCTCCATTTACAAAATTCAACTAGCGTCTGGCAAGATGGTAAGGGTTGAGCGCATTAATCGCATTCGCCGCGAGGAGGATGGGTTTACGTGGGATACTCCCGTTTATCTATCTTGGGAGTCAGGTGATTGTGTGGTGCTAAGCTCATGA
- a CDS encoding aldehyde dehydrogenase: protein MTAVATPLSWHERAQQLSLQGQAFINGQYVPAQSGATFSNHSPIDGRLLNEVAACDAADIDLAVKAARTAFEDGCWAKLPPMKRKRIMFKFAELIEQHTEELALLETLDMGKPIRDSSSIDVPASVRCLRWYAEAIDKVYDEVAPTPHNVIATITREPLGVCGLVVPWNFPLLMAMWKIAPALATGNSIVLKPAEQSSLTAIRLGALAAEAGIPDGVFNVVPGFGEQAGKALGLHMDVDGVFFTGSTAVGKLFMQYAGQSNLKKLGLECGGKTGHIILADCQRLDVAAQAAGFGIFFNQGEMCTAGSRLIVDAAVKDEVLERLKVFSTLMQPGDPLDPNTRLGAMVNPEHTRQVMNYIDLGKQEAELFMGGTQRQAVAGGCYIEPTVFHQVPYQARIAQEEIFGPVLSVITVNGVDEAIKVANSTIYGLGAGVWSDNVNTLFKATKGLRAGVVYANCYDADDITVPFGGYKQSGIGRDKSLHALEKYTELKTTWLQLAL from the coding sequence ATGACCGCAGTTGCTACCCCCTTGTCATGGCATGAGCGTGCCCAACAGTTATCTCTCCAAGGTCAAGCGTTTATTAATGGTCAATATGTACCCGCTCAGTCAGGCGCTACTTTTTCCAATCATAGCCCTATTGATGGTCGCCTACTTAATGAGGTTGCGGCTTGTGATGCTGCGGATATTGATTTAGCGGTAAAAGCAGCAAGAACGGCGTTTGAGGACGGATGCTGGGCAAAGCTCCCTCCTATGAAACGCAAACGTATAATGTTTAAGTTTGCTGAATTAATCGAACAACACACTGAAGAATTAGCGCTATTAGAGACGCTAGATATGGGTAAACCGATTCGGGATAGCTCATCGATTGATGTTCCTGCGTCTGTGCGCTGTTTACGTTGGTATGCCGAAGCGATTGATAAGGTCTACGATGAAGTAGCACCTACACCACATAATGTCATTGCTACCATTACCCGCGAACCTTTAGGGGTATGTGGACTGGTAGTACCGTGGAATTTCCCACTCTTAATGGCGATGTGGAAGATCGCACCTGCTCTGGCTACGGGTAATTCCATTGTTTTAAAACCTGCTGAGCAGTCTTCCTTAACCGCGATTCGTTTAGGTGCATTAGCCGCTGAAGCGGGTATTCCTGATGGAGTCTTTAATGTAGTCCCCGGCTTTGGTGAACAAGCAGGCAAGGCATTAGGGTTACATATGGACGTGGATGGAGTGTTTTTCACTGGCTCAACAGCGGTGGGCAAATTATTTATGCAATACGCAGGGCAATCTAATCTAAAAAAATTAGGCTTAGAATGTGGCGGTAAAACCGGACATATTATTTTGGCTGATTGCCAACGTTTAGACGTAGCAGCTCAAGCCGCTGGCTTTGGTATTTTCTTTAATCAGGGTGAAATGTGTACCGCAGGCTCGCGCTTAATTGTCGATGCAGCCGTAAAAGATGAAGTATTAGAGCGCTTAAAAGTGTTTTCTACCTTAATGCAGCCCGGTGATCCACTTGATCCTAATACCCGCCTAGGGGCTATGGTCAATCCCGAACATACCCGCCAAGTGATGAACTACATTGATTTAGGCAAGCAAGAGGCTGAACTGTTTATGGGAGGCACGCAACGTCAAGCAGTCGCAGGCGGTTGCTATATCGAGCCTACCGTCTTCCATCAAGTACCCTATCAAGCTCGCATTGCTCAAGAAGAAATTTTTGGTCCTGTGCTGTCAGTGATTACGGTTAATGGGGTAGATGAAGCGATTAAAGTCGCCAATAGTACTATCTATGGCTTAGGTGCTGGGGTATGGAGTGATAATGTTAATACCTTATTTAAGGCGACCAAAGGCTTAAGAGCTGGGGTAGTCTATGCCAATTGCTATGATGCCGATGATATTACCGTACCCTTTGGCGGCTATAAGCAATCCGGTATAGGGCGCGATAAGTCTTTGCATGCCCTAGAAAAATACACTGAGCTGAAAACCACTTGGCTACAGCTAGCCCTATGA